The DNA sequence GCCAACACGAGCAGGCTCTCGAGAAGAATCCCCGTCACGAGGTGCACGCCGAGTAACTCGTATAGCATTCCCGCAAGGACGAACCCGAGCGTTACGAGGCCAAACCCGGCGGTGAGACAGCCGAGTGCTCGCTGTCTGGTCCGTCGGTACGCCTTGAACGAGAAATACGTAATCACGCTGCCGACGACGAGCACGAGCGTCTTGACGACCGCGAGCGCGAGTGTCAGCTCCATCGGTCCGGCAGGGAGCGGATTCATGTTTCTTTTCGCACCTCCGACCACAGGTCCGCAAGTCGTTCGTCCGCCGTCCGTGCCGGTCGGTCGATCTGCACCGATAGCGACAGGTCATCGTCCAACCCGAGGGAAATTTCGTCGAACGCGATCGAGTACTTGCTCGCGTGGTGGCCGTCCTGTCGAATCTCCGTCGACTCCTCGAGCAGCGTCGCCTCGGTCAACAACTCCAGTTTTCGGTACAGCGTCGATTGCGGGATCTCACATCGCTTCGTTAGCTCGGACGCCGT is a window from the Natrinema sp. HArc-T2 genome containing:
- a CDS encoding helix-turn-helix domain-containing protein, which produces MVRDPFASESTPSAAEICAALDDPDCREIIQNLEEPMTASELTKRCEIPQSTLYRKLELLTEATLLEESTEIRQDGHHASKYSIAFDEISLGLDDDLSLSVQIDRPARTADERLADLWSEVRKET